One Candidatus Abyssobacteria bacterium SURF_5 DNA segment encodes these proteins:
- a CDS encoding TetR/AcrR family transcriptional regulator codes for MASEKLKTEIRREQIAEAALGVIAMHGIKGLNVARIARRIGLVPSALYRHFRGKDEVLDAVLAMIEQRLLENVDVARREQPSAPERLQLLLRLHIKFIRENQGVLRVIFSEDLFGGKPARKARVYGMIRRYLHKIEEIVREGQAQNVFRSELNPETVSIMFLGLIQPAAILWNMSDGEFDVTRHSEKAWNIFSEMIVRTGR; via the coding sequence ATGGCATCCGAAAAACTGAAAACAGAAATCAGGCGCGAGCAGATAGCCGAGGCCGCACTCGGCGTGATCGCCATGCACGGGATCAAAGGATTAAATGTCGCGCGTATTGCCCGCCGAATCGGCTTGGTACCCTCGGCGCTTTACCGGCACTTTCGAGGAAAAGACGAAGTACTTGACGCCGTCCTTGCCATGATCGAGCAGCGCCTGCTGGAGAATGTGGACGTTGCGCGGCGCGAGCAGCCCAGCGCGCCCGAGCGCCTGCAGCTTCTCCTGCGACTGCACATCAAGTTCATCCGCGAGAACCAGGGCGTGTTGCGGGTGATCTTTTCCGAGGACCTGTTTGGTGGGAAACCTGCCCGCAAAGCCCGGGTGTACGGGATGATTCGCCGGTATCTGCACAAGATTGAGGAAATCGTGCGCGAGGGGCAGGCGCAAAATGTTTTTCGTTCGGAGCTGAATCCGGAAACCGTTTCAATCATGTTCCTGGGGCTGATTCAGCCGGCGGCGATCCTGTGGAACATGAGCGACGGAGAGTTCGATGTGACGCGACATTCAGAAAAAGCGTGGAATATCTTCAGCGAAATGATAGTCCGGACGGGCCGGTAG
- a CDS encoding HlyD family efflux transporter periplasmic adaptor subunit, with translation MRTKKIRVLILLVLVSIGSVVAISFIPFREEEENAIRISGNIEATDIAASFKIAGRLEERLVSEGEMIGRDQPVARLEQTELLQEAAMYRAELASARAALAELEAGSRPEEIAKAEAAVNKAEANLAALIAGSRRQEIAAARAVVDRARAEAARLKSDFARQEYLYENGISSDREFDAAKTAYEMAEARVKESVEQMQLVEEGPRQEEIDAAQAALVEAREQYNLVKKGPRIEVIEQARARVERAEQAFAIRETKLAYTNLRSPLTGIVLSEQAEPGEYVNAGSPIIVVGDLENVWLRGYVNETDLGRVKPGQSVRVTADTYPGKVYNGTISFISSEAEFTPKNIQTQEQRVKLVYRVKIDISNPRLELKPGMPADAQILLGGA, from the coding sequence ATGAGAACGAAGAAAATAAGAGTGCTGATATTGCTGGTGCTGGTGTCAATTGGCTCCGTCGTTGCCATCAGCTTTATCCCGTTTCGGGAAGAAGAAGAGAATGCGATCCGAATTTCGGGAAATATAGAGGCGACCGACATAGCCGCAAGCTTCAAAATAGCGGGTCGTCTTGAAGAGCGCCTGGTGTCCGAGGGGGAGATGATTGGACGGGATCAACCGGTGGCTCGCCTCGAGCAAACGGAGTTGTTGCAGGAGGCGGCCATGTACAGGGCTGAACTAGCCTCCGCGCGAGCCGCTCTTGCCGAACTTGAAGCCGGTTCTCGTCCGGAAGAGATAGCAAAGGCGGAAGCCGCCGTTAACAAGGCTGAGGCAAATCTGGCCGCGTTGATTGCCGGATCACGGAGGCAGGAGATAGCCGCGGCGCGGGCAGTCGTGGATCGCGCCCGCGCCGAGGCGGCTCGCCTTAAATCGGATTTCGCTCGCCAGGAATACCTTTATGAGAATGGCATCTCTTCGGATAGAGAGTTTGACGCTGCCAAAACCGCATACGAGATGGCCGAAGCCCGGGTTAAGGAAAGCGTCGAGCAGATGCAGCTTGTTGAAGAAGGGCCGCGGCAGGAGGAGATCGATGCGGCGCAGGCAGCCCTTGTTGAAGCCCGCGAGCAGTACAACCTGGTAAAGAAAGGGCCGCGAATCGAAGTGATCGAGCAGGCGCGCGCTCGCGTCGAGCGGGCGGAGCAGGCTTTTGCCATAAGGGAAACGAAGCTGGCCTACACAAATCTACGCTCGCCTCTCACCGGAATTGTCCTTTCGGAGCAGGCCGAACCAGGCGAGTACGTGAACGCGGGATCGCCGATCATCGTCGTGGGCGATCTGGAGAACGTTTGGCTTCGCGGATACGTCAATGAAACCGATCTGGGAAGGGTAAAGCCGGGACAATCGGTTCGGGTGACCGCCGATACGTATCCAGGCAAAGTATATAATGGCACGATTTCCTTTATCTCTTCCGAGGCAGAGTTCACTCCGAAAAACATTCAGACCCAGGAGCAGCGCGTCAAGCTTGTTTATCGGGTAAAGATTGATATCTCGAACCCTCGACTCGAGTTGAAGCCGGGAATGCCCGCAGACGCGCAAATTCTGCTGGGCGGAGCGTAA